The genomic region gtacatcaCCAATTCTTGCAGATTGTATAGTATAAATTTTACCTATTTGCTCAAATAACCaataatgcatataattGCAATAATTACTGAGTTCCGAAGGATTCGCTGGATTTAACTTACATAAATGACGTGCTAGCTTGACGCAAAGTTGTTTGACTTCTGTAGGTTTgaaatttactttatattcgATTCccatacaaaataattcacaCATAGACATTTTATCAAGATCTGAAAAGTACTTTTCATCATGTATTTTATTCAGTTTTACAGCTTCAGCAGCTTCCTCCTgataataatcataaaaaggTTAACAGATAAGTACCAAAGGTATGGTTctcataatataatttttttttctttcaagtCAAAGTTCTTATGTAATTAgtaatgtacaaataaagaCTTTAAATTCACATATACCAAACTTATCTCAGATgatttcgtcattttttttggacattaTTTGAATTCAGTAAAacgtaatatatttttaaattatacacattaatataaaataggtactatatataattttctatcgataaatttttacgcagacattttcattattcagagcacttaaaaaagttttcactttttaccactcaattttaaggatattatggaaaattttgttattgtattatttataataaagcaaaataccattataaaatatcataaaagtagaaaaa from Plasmodium cynomolgi strain B DNA, scaffold: 0300, whole genome shotgun sequence harbors:
- a CDS encoding hypothetical protein (putative), whose translation is MTKSSEISLEEAAEAVKLNKIHDEKYFSDLDKMSMCELFCMGIEYKVNFKPTEVKQLCVKLARHLCKLNPANPSELSNYCNYMHYWLFEQIGKIYTIQSARIGDVPFFDKLMEAWNDVNRTKLSNKCKLENIKGVNLNELKNRTYSYIYFKNLGNIKN